AGGCGGCATAACCTGTCTGATTGGGATCGAGGTGCATCTGGGATCAGGGAGCTCCCAGGCAAGcgcctcccacctccctgggggTCTGTGCTCTGTGTGGAAACCTCATCTTTGCAGCAAGAAGAGGGACTGTGATGGTGGAGCTCTGCACGAGGTGGGAGGGACCGCTGGGGACGGTGCCAGCGCACAGCGTCCCCATGCCCAGGTCAGGAGCGAGATGCTTTGGCAGAGGGTTGCGGCAGAACTGGAAGAGCAAGGCTCCAGCAAAGGTCAGGGCGAAGGTGTGGGTTTGGCAGCTGGTGAGGGGGCTGGGGACCGTTGTGGGTCAATTTTTGAGGGCACCcatggagctgtctgggagaacTGGTATGGCAGAAAGCTGTGCCTGAGTCAAACCGGGACAGCGTGTGAAAGATTGCTGCTGGCTCCTCCCAGCTCCTGTCGGCCCCAGAGATGGGCTTCAAACCGCCCTGGACACAGCCCCCGGGCATAAGgcacctcctgctccccccaCTCCAACACCAGTGCCCATTTATCCTTCTCAGGACTAACGACTATCATTTGCAAACCCCCTGCTCGTGGTGCCAGCTGCCACAGGATTTGGGTCCAAGCTCTTGCCCTGGCTCTCTGGGACAGCTTTGTACCCAGCTTAATCCATTTTTGCTCCTAAAATTTAATACCTGAGCAGATTTTCACCCATGACTCTCTTAAAATTTCCTTTATTCACAATAAATAATAAACTATATTACAAAGATCTCAAcacaaaatcaaaaaaaaaaaaaaaaatcgcgtTCTCTCTGCAGCTACAAATAAATAGGACTCACCAGCACCAGCTAATGCATGAAAGAGCATCTATGAGCAGCGTGGGCCCCGTGGCagggagaaagcaggggatttTGCTGCACTTACCTGCCCAAGGCGGTCATTCTTCTTTGCTGGTGTCTACAGAGTATTTCCACCCCCTGGGCCATCAGACACAGGGGTGAAATCCTGTGTGCACCAGAACGTGCAGTCTCAGGCCTCCGTGCAAAACTTGCACCTAGGAGGGCAGGGATGCAGCCGAGTGGGTGTCAAACCACTTCTGGGAGGCTGCCCTGGGCTGAGACTCTTGTGCTGGGCTTTGCTAGCTGCAGTTAAGCTAGGAGAGGTTCTAGTGCTCACACTCACGTAGAGGGATTATATACACAGAGACTGCAAAACTCCTTTCTTTAGTCACAGATGGTCTTTGAGTTATAAGAATTTTGTTTAAGAGTCTACTGTAGCTGGATGTGTTCATTATCTGGCTTGGGTGCACACATGAGCCCATGTGTGGGGCTTCCTCCCCTCTTGCTTgttgtttcgtttttttttttttccaactgttgCTATGGTGGGGTCAACTCCATGgacttctttctctcctctctctgctcctccCATTCCTCCTCTGACTCGTAGGTGCCCTTGACAATGGCAACCCTATCTGACATGTTCATGCAGTAGGGGACGAGGATGTAGAAGTAGAGCAGAGCAGCCAAGCAAGCCCCGAGGATGGGTCCAACCCAGAACACCTAGAAAGCAACAAGGGAGAGTGAGAGCAGGTCGTGGAGGCATCCCTCGCTGCTCCACATCTCCTAGCCCATGGAGGGATGCAAATACCCGTCCCAGTAGACTTCTTGGGCTGAAATCCCCTCAGCCTTTGCTTGCTGAAGACGTCAAGTGTCAATCTCAGCCCAGCCGGGAGCGGGGAGATGCGCTGAGTAATGACAAACTTCTgccagtttgttgaagggggaggggggggcattgccaagagcaaatgcctCCGCGCTGCGTGCAAGCTCCCGGTTTATTACTACTTGTTTACACAGGTTCATTTTTATTCCTatatcctactgaccttcaggttttatctgtttactgctcacacgCTCACCACGTGCTCTGCAGGAGGCGTTCTGGCGCTCACAACACGGTGTTCCCTAATGTTGCCTCAGTCATCCACAACCCttcttctaacctcaaggtcagtttacattttgctaaccaccagttcttaattcccacGATCGAGCTCTTTATGagcacagagatgtggtgggctCGAAAGGAGGCACCAAGGCTGCTCTGCAAGGCTGAGTCAGATCTTGCGGGCAGCGCTGGGCGAGTGGGAAGCCTGAACTGGGCTACTCTGTGGGTTTTATTGACCTCAGATGATGCCCTAGTTCAGAGTGCACCGTTGCGTGGGGGGTTTATGCTCGACCCCTCGCTGGCTCTGTGTTATGGGGATAACCAGTTCCCCACGGGTCAAGGGGAACAGCCTCCCTTGTTCTCCAGCCCCCTTTATCCCTTTAGGCCTGGGATGGGCTCTGACACACCCAGCCCTGCAATCTCCGAGGCAATCGCTGCCCTCTCCCCTTGTTGCCCGCATCTGGCCCCGGCAGCCCATCGGCCAGCCCATCCCAGCACACTGCCGATGCTCACCCAGTGCGCTGGGCTGAACCTCCTCACGATGACCGCAGGCCCAAAGGACCGGGCTGGATTCATGGAGCAGCCAGTGAAGTAGATCTGTCAGTGTGGAAAGGAGACCAGGTTAAGCATCATGGTGCTCAGCATTCTCGAGCAACTTTTCAGAAGCAGGGACCGAAATGGCCCCCGATGCCGTCTCTCTTGCAGAGAGGTGGAGATTCCCCCATTATGATGGTCAGGGAGCCCAGATATGTCCCGTGTTGGCTCTCCAGTTGCAGGTTCCTCTGGGACCAACCGCACAAGAGTATTTTGGGGATCCCTGCCCCAGTGGGACCCTCTGCCCTGTTCTCCTGCCTGGACACTTACCCCCACCAAGTGGCCTACAGCAACGGAGAGGCCGATGGACAGTGCTGGGGATCCCACGTTGCCGTTCCTTCGGTTATCCGTGGATGCAAAGATGCACGCAGCCAGCTGGAAGGTGAGGATGATCTCCACCACGAGGGCTTGGCCTGGGGTCGTGTTGTTGTTGAGCTGTGAACCATTGAGAGTGACAATAATTAACCATTCCTGGGGCTCGGCATCACCAGGAGGGCTCTCAGGTGCTTTGCTAGTGGATTTGGGTTGGCAAAGCCCCGCACAAGAAGCACCCCCAGGtctcctgcccagccctggggcacaAGGTGCCGTGGTGGCCACTGCTTGGGTTTACTGCTCCTTCCCTGGAAGGGAAGAAATTATCTTTCTTTCTGCTTAATGGTCCCAAACCTGTCTCTCTCCTAAGCCTCCCTCCTTGGGGCTGTCCACATCTTCCTCCACTTGCTTGTCTCCCAACACTCAACACTTTTCCACCAAATCCCACTGATTTGTCCCTTTTTCCCTCTTGATCCTTGTGAGCTGTCGTATCCTGACTCTTCTCCCCTCCGCTTAGTGGAGCCCCTCCCAAGAGGCTGGGGAGCCGCTGGTAGCAACCACGGAAGGGCCCAGAATGAAGGATGAGGGTTTGGATGAAGGTTGGGGTGCAGTCATGGGGGTAAAATGGGCTGTTGTTGTCCCAGTGCCTCTGCACTAACCACTGGAGACTGTCAGATGGACTCGTCCCCACTGGGCATGGGAAGGGCAAAGTGACCCAAACTGTCGCAGTTTGTTTTTGGCTAAAGCTGACTGGTTTGGGATGTGCAGCATGTGGGAGCAAGGAGCATTGCAGCACCCCATCCTAGTGATCAAATCCTCTGCAACGTGTCTGTGCTGCTCCAAGGGGCCCAGACCTGGCCATGGTTGGAGCAGGAGCCTCACCACTCCCATTTCAGGTGGTTTCCCAGCACGGCCCCAAGGGTTTGGGACACGCTTCTCATCCCTGCTTATCTCGGAGGGTCCCgctgcttccctcctcccccaagAGCAGCCCCTGCCGCTCACAGCCTCTCCACACCCTCCATGCGTTGCTCCTTTAGCTCTTTTCCACCACCTCTCCAACCACCTCCAtttcccagttcccccagcacACTGGTTATAGTGGGCTTCTGCTCCCCCTGCTCATACTGGTTTGActgggctctgctccctgccctcccccctcCGTCCTGGCACAGCTCCTATCCCGACGCTAATCTCCAGGTGGAGAGGCTGCAGTCAAGAACATCTCAATGGTGCGAGTGACTCACTCAGGCCCTTAGGATAAAGGAAGCGcttattaaaggagaaaaaaaacatgcatTCATTACCCCGCACAATAAAGCTGTCATGTCAGTGCTCTGCTGGCTAGCTAGTGTTCGCTCCTATCCCATTCCCATCCCTCTGTGCACGCAGGACAATGTGCCGAGATCAATGGATTTGGCTCCCGGGGTTGGTGCCAGCACTAGCCCTGCGctcagaaggaaaggaaagccCACACGGCAAGGGAACGGCCTCCAGGAGGGACACTTACCGCGTTGATGGCCAGGTTGCCACGTGTGTTGACTGGTGTCACACCGTACAGGATGCCAGCCCCGGCGATGGCCCCGACGAGTTGGGCGATCACGTAGAAGAGCGTCCGGAGGAAGGAGATCTGGTTCCCGACAAAGAAGGCGATGGTCACCGCCGGGTTGATGTGGGCGCCGCTGATGTGGCCAAACGCCTGCACCAACGTACCGATGGCCAGGCCAAACGCCAGCGAGATCTGAAGGATGCTGGGGAGGGCGGACGGCCACTTCAGGGCTGAGCCGAGGCCGATAAAGACAAAGATGAGTGTGGAGATAAACTCGACAAAGACGGATCGAGCAAAGGCCAGCGTTAATATTTCCTTCTTCATGGTGGGAGCAGGTGGAGGGCAGCTAGGAAGGAAGAAAGTTTAGGTTTCCTCTGTCACCAGGCTCTTGTCTGCACCCAATTGTAGGGCCATACCTATCTATATATGCAAGAGCAGCAGGGAGCTGTGTTACAAGGCGGTGGGTGGAGCCAGGGAATTAGCCAGTCCTCCCAAATTATCATGTGAAACTGGAAAAGTTTCCATCTGAAAATAACTTCGGAGCCTCTTGGTGAACCAGTGACTCAGATATTGGTggcatttctttctccttccctctgcaaACAAAGAGCCCCTATAGGGTGTCTCTGTGGTCGTTAGATAACGCGGTTGCATAACGAAGCTCTGCTCCctcctctgcttttcccttttACTACCTCTCGCCAGGTTCTGGGTGTTTCATTAGCAGAGGTGTAGTTAATATTCCCCTCCTCTGTGTGCTTGCAGACTGGAGAGGactgtatttttgtttgaaatgtcTTGTGGCCActgttgggctggaggagctctcctggggcagggctCCCTGCGCATTCCATTTACATGGGATGTTGAAACATAAAGCGAAGTTAAGCACCTGAAGCTGCTCCCAGGCTGTCAAGACAGCTCAAATACAGGAAACAAGTGGCTCGCGACTgtcctgggagcagagcagagttTGGGGGATGCTTTGCCTAGCCGGGAAGCCATAGACAAGCTGGGGCTGCCTCGAGGTGCCTGGGTGGGGGCTGAATGGGGTGGTGTGGCTCGGATAAAGAGGGCAGATTGCTGCAGACTGTGGACCTCTTTGCTGCCTTTCTGCTTTGCTGCTCCTTACAGAGCATCGGGTGTGTGAGTTGGCTGTTGGGGGTGCTGGCTGCCTGTAGCCGGGGAGGGTGTATCCTACCCCTGTCATCTTGGgcccttttcttttctttttgcctttcaaGCTATTGCTCAACAAGGTCAATGATTTTGCTCTCAGGAACGCCAGCATAAAGCCACAGGCTTTGCACGGACACAGGCCATGTTTACACGACTCCTTTCAtgttcctgtgctgctgcccaCCATCCTCAATCTGTCCAGCTGCAAATCCTTGGCTGGCAGGGAGTGGAGGGGGGAGGCTTTCAGCGCCGAGCAACATGGACCTGTTGGGGACTGAGGTTTTGGGGCAGAAAAAGTCTCCGGTGACACTTAACAATGAATTCTTGGTTTCCTTGTAGTCCCTGCAGCCTTGTGCCaggagcattttattttttatttatttttttttaaatgggtttgGGTGCCAGATCTGCTCTCCTTGCTTGGTTGATCGCATCTCGCCTCTCTCAAGCGCTGCCATCTCCCCGTGCCTAACGCAGCGAGCCCAGGCTGTGCTTATCCGTGGCTGCCACGCGCCTCTGCAGAAGCGGTCACACTCCAGCACGTGCTGAGTGAAGCTTCTACATGCAGGAGATTGGTAAAATTATGTAAATCcctctttaaatttaaaaagcactaaaaaaaattgcattcactgctgccttctgctggGTGCAGTCAGACCTGCACACTCAAGAGCTGGGAGGGATTCCTCTTCAGAGCAAGAAGGGGCGACTTCTTCCTCCAGAGCTGAAAATAAATGAGCCTTTCTCCTCCAGCCATACCCAAAGTCCTGAGCTCAGCAAACAGACCCAGAGAGTCTCAAGGGACTGAGGGTCCATTACAGCATTAATTCCTCATAATGGTTTTCTCCTGGTTCTGCTGATCCTGGGGAAGATTGCAGAGTTAAAGACCAGATCTGTTATCCTAGAAACACCTGGTCCGTTGGCGTGTTTTGGTGAAAGTTTTGCAAGCTGGTATTTCAAGACACCCTGGCCAGATTCCAGCTGGAGTAATTGCTTGCCACTTCCCTTCAGCCCTGTCTGTGGCTCCAGCTGGATAAAATGCACCTTGTTTCCATCCTCCAAACCCTTTCGTAATGTGCCTGCCACAGATCTACCTTGGAGGTGGCCGCGTTTTGCTGGCAGCTTCTCCGCCGCACGCCTCGCTTTAGCTAAAAAGATGCTCTCCCAGGTTCCCAACTGTGGATAGTAACCTCCTAGTAAAATCCTCCAGCAGCTGACTAGGAGACATAATAAAATACAGCTGGAAATGATGGGGAAAACTTACAGAGAGAAACAAGATCTTGCCCTAACAACACGCCATGCAAAACCTATTTTCCTGAGGCTGTTTGCTGGACTTTGCTCACTGGGACATTCCTGCTCAGCTT
The sequence above is drawn from the Athene noctua chromosome 30, bAthNoc1.hap1.1, whole genome shotgun sequence genome and encodes:
- the AQP5 gene encoding aquaporin-5 — encoded protein: MKKEILTLAFARSVFVEFISTLIFVFIGLGSALKWPSALPSILQISLAFGLAIGTLVQAFGHISGAHINPAVTIAFFVGNQISFLRTLFYVIAQLVGAIAGAGILYGVTPVNTRGNLAINALNNNTTPGQALVVEIILTFQLAACIFASTDNRRNGNVGSPALSIGLSVAVGHLVGIYFTGCSMNPARSFGPAVIVRRFSPAHWVFWVGPILGACLAALLYFYILVPYCMNMSDRVAIVKGTYESEEEWEEQREERKKSMELTPP